A genomic stretch from Caldicellulosiruptoraceae bacterium PP1 includes:
- the aroF gene encoding 3-deoxy-7-phosphoheptulonate synthase yields the protein MIIVMKKDCPATNIDEVVNVISSLGLKPFVLNGVERTVIAVIGDERAISDVPIELLPGVDRLIPILESYKLASKTFKDYPSVVKIGNVEIGSDKISLIAGPCAIESLEQMVEVAEKISKSGAKILRGGAYKPRTSPYSFQGLEKEGLVILRKAADAFNLLVISEVVSEEAANIAYDYVDIYQIGARNMQNFNLLKHVGRLGKPVLLKRGLSATIDEWLNAAEYILAEGNPNVILCERGIRTFETATRNTLDISAVPVIKEKSHLPIIIDPSHAAGKSKYVLSLARAAIAAGADGLMIEVHPNPKEALSDGPQSITPEEFDNLVKQISIIANAVGKSV from the coding sequence ATGATTATTGTTATGAAAAAAGATTGTCCTGCTACTAACATTGATGAAGTTGTCAACGTTATTTCTTCTCTAGGATTAAAACCTTTCGTTTTAAATGGTGTTGAAAGGACAGTTATTGCAGTTATTGGAGACGAAAGGGCCATATCTGATGTACCAATTGAGCTTTTACCAGGGGTAGATAGATTGATCCCTATCTTAGAAAGCTACAAACTTGCTAGTAAAACCTTCAAGGATTATCCTTCAGTTGTTAAAATTGGTAATGTAGAAATAGGATCTGACAAAATTAGTTTGATTGCTGGCCCTTGTGCTATTGAAAGCCTTGAGCAAATGGTAGAAGTTGCTGAAAAAATAAGTAAAAGTGGTGCTAAAATCCTAAGAGGTGGAGCATATAAACCAAGAACTTCTCCATATTCTTTCCAAGGCCTTGAAAAAGAAGGACTTGTAATTTTAAGAAAAGCTGCTGATGCTTTTAATTTACTTGTTATTTCAGAAGTAGTGAGTGAAGAGGCAGCCAATATTGCTTATGATTATGTTGATATCTACCAAATTGGTGCTAGAAACATGCAAAACTTCAACTTATTAAAGCATGTTGGTAGGTTAGGTAAACCAGTACTTCTAAAAAGAGGACTTTCAGCAACAATTGATGAGTGGTTAAATGCAGCAGAATATATACTTGCAGAGGGAAATCCTAATGTTATTCTTTGCGAAAGAGGAATTAGAACTTTCGAAACTGCTACTCGTAATACTCTTGATATTTCTGCTGTACCTGTGATTAAAGAAAAAAGTCATCTACCAATAATAATTGATCCAAGCCATGCTGCAGGTAAATCAAAATATGTATTGTCTTTAGCTAGAGCTGCAATAGCTGCTGGTGCAGATGGACTAATGATAGAGGTTCACCCAAATCCTAAAGAAGCTCTATCAGATGGACCCCAATCAATTACTCCAGAAGAATTTGATAATTTAGTAAAACAAATCTCAATAATTGCAAATGCAGTTGGAAAGAGTGTATAA